In Pseudomonas sp. PDNC002, the DNA window CTGATCGGCAGCGGTCTGGCGCCGGCCGAGACGGAGCGTCTGTTCGCCCTCGATCTGTGCGGCGAACGCGTCGAAACGAAATAAGGGAAAGCGCCCCGGTCAGGGGCGCGATTCTTCCAGCGGCACGTTGAGCACTTCGCGCACCAGCATGGCGATGCTGCTCACGCCCATCTTTTCCTTGATCTTGGTGCGGTGCACATCGACGGTCTTGACGCTGATGTTCAGCTCGCGGGCGATGACCTTGCTGGCCTTGCCGTCCACCACCATCATCAGGATTTCCCGTTCCCGCCCGGTCAGCAGGTCGAGCTTGTGCTGCAGAACCTGCTTCTGCTCCTGCCCGGCGTGCACCTGCACAGCGCTTTTCAGCGCGGCCTGGATGCGATCCAGCATCTGCTGCGGGTTGTAGGGCTTCTCGACGAAATCCAGCGCGCCGTTCTTCATCGCCTTCACCGACATGGGAATGTCGCCGTGGGCGGTGACGAAGATGGTCGGCAGGGCGATGCCCTTGTCGTTGAGCATTTCCTGCAACTGGAACCCGCTGGTCTCGGGCATGCGCACGTCGAGCACCAGGCAGGCGGGGAGTTTGGGGTCGTATTCGCGCAGGAACTCCTCGGCACCGCCGAAACACAGCGATTCGATGCTGACCGATTCGAGCAGCCAGGCGAGGGAGGTGCGCAGGTCCTTATCGTCGTCGACGATGTAGACCACGGGTTTTCGAGCTTCCATCAGGCGTTGCCACTGTATTTTTTATCGTTGTAGAGCTGCACGTAGGCCGCGTACGCCGGGCTCGAGCCCGGTCGCCGCAATGGCATGACCCGGAGCATACCCATAGTCGCCTGGGCTGACGATAAAGAAACCACCTAGATGACTAGCGGCGACCACCCCCAAGCGTGGTGATCGTCTGAATATGGCGCGCCCCCGTGCTGCCCTACGCTGGCCCCATACAAGAAAGGCCGGGCGTGCCGGCCACTCCAGCACAAGGGGCGAGAAAATGGCCAACACCCTCAGCCAGACCCAGATCGATTTCCGCAACGCCATGGCGCAACTGCCGGCGGCGGTGAACATCATCACCACCAACGGCCCGGAAGGCCGCTGCGGCATCACCGCCAGCGCGGTCTGCTCGGTCACCGATTCGCCACCCACCGTGCTGGTCTGCGTCAACCGCGGCAGCGCCACCCACGACGTGTTCCGCAGCAACGGGCACCTGTGTGTCAACGTGCTCTGTGGCGAGCAGGAAGAGCTGGCCAAGCACTTCGCCGGGATGACCAAGGTGTCCATGGAAGAGCGCTTCACCTGGGACCTCTGGGACGACGGCTACGCCGGCCTGCCGGTGCTGCGCCAGGCGCTGGTCAGCCTGGAAGGGCGGATCAGCGACTGCAAGGAAGTCGGCTCGCACACCGTGATGTTCGTCGAGCTGGAAAAGGTCGCCGTGCGCGAGCGCCAGGACAGCCTGGTGTACTTCAATCGCGTGTTCCACCGCGTCGACCGCGAAGCCGTGCGCTGCGCGAGCTGATTCCCCCTGCCGTTTTCGAGATCAATAACAAGAACGAGGTGATTCACCGTGACCCTGAAGATTTCCCGGACTGCCGATATCCAGACCTTCTTCAAAGAAGCCAGTGGCGCCCTGAACGACGCTGGCAACCCGCGGGTGAAGAACCTCGTCCTGCGAATCCTGCAGGACACCGCGAAGCTCATCGAAGACATGAACGTCACCCCCGACGAGTTCTGGAAAGCCGTGGACTACCTCAACCGCCTGGGCGCCCGCCAGGAAGCGGGCCTGGTGGTCGCCGGCCTGGGCATCGAGCACTACCTCGACCTGCTGCTGGATGCACAGGACGCAGCGGTCGGCATCGAAGGCGGTACCCCGCGCACCATCGAAGGCCCGCTGTACGTGGCGGGTGCGCCGCTGTCCGAAGGTGAAGCGCGGATGGATGACGGCCAGGATGCGGGCACCGTGATGTTCCTTTCCGGCCGCGTGTTCGACCTCGACGGCAAGCCGCTGGCCGGCGCGGTGGTCGACCTCTGGCACGCCAACACCAACGGTACCTATTCGTACTTCGACAGCACCCAGTCCGAGTACAACCTGCGCCGGCGCATCGTCACCGACGCCGAAGGTCGCTACCAAGCCCGCAGCATCGTGCCCAGCGGCTACGGCTGCCCGCCGGACGGCCCGACCCAGGAGCTGCTGAATCAGCTCGGCCGCCACGGCCAGCGTCCGGCGCATATCCACTTCTTCATCTCCGCGCCGGGGCATCGCCACCTGACCACGCAGATCAACCTGGCCGGCGACCAGTACCTGTGGGACGACTTCGCCTACGCCACCCGTGACGGGCTGATCGGCGAGGTGCGTTTCGTCGAAGACGCCGCAGCGGCCAAGGCGCGAGGTGTGGAAGGGCGCTTCGCCGAGATCGAGTTCGATTTCCAGCTGCAGCAGGCTGTGAGTGCTGGCGCCGAAGACCGCAGCAACCGCCCCCGCGCGCTGCAGCAAGC includes these proteins:
- a CDS encoding response regulator, with translation MEARKPVVYIVDDDKDLRTSLAWLLESVSIESLCFGGAEEFLREYDPKLPACLVLDVRMPETSGFQLQEMLNDKGIALPTIFVTAHGDIPMSVKAMKNGALDFVEKPYNPQQMLDRIQAALKSAVQVHAGQEQKQVLQHKLDLLTGREREILMMVVDGKASKVIARELNISVKTVDVHRTKIKEKMGVSSIAMLVREVLNVPLEESRP
- the hpaC gene encoding 4-hydroxyphenylacetate 3-monooxygenase, reductase component: MANTLSQTQIDFRNAMAQLPAAVNIITTNGPEGRCGITASAVCSVTDSPPTVLVCVNRGSATHDVFRSNGHLCVNVLCGEQEELAKHFAGMTKVSMEERFTWDLWDDGYAGLPVLRQALVSLEGRISDCKEVGSHTVMFVELEKVAVRERQDSLVYFNRVFHRVDREAVRCAS
- the catA gene encoding catechol 1,2-dioxygenase, with product MTLKISRTADIQTFFKEASGALNDAGNPRVKNLVLRILQDTAKLIEDMNVTPDEFWKAVDYLNRLGARQEAGLVVAGLGIEHYLDLLLDAQDAAVGIEGGTPRTIEGPLYVAGAPLSEGEARMDDGQDAGTVMFLSGRVFDLDGKPLAGAVVDLWHANTNGTYSYFDSTQSEYNLRRRIVTDAEGRYQARSIVPSGYGCPPDGPTQELLNQLGRHGQRPAHIHFFISAPGHRHLTTQINLAGDQYLWDDFAYATRDGLIGEVRFVEDAAAAKARGVEGRFAEIEFDFQLQQAVSAGAEDRSNRPRALQQA